Proteins from a single region of Flavobacterium sp. YJ01:
- a CDS encoding alpha-L-fucosidase — protein MKKGIFIIALLFSAQIFAQAIYEDERYVPETDPLVLKNLDEWQGKKFGLLMHWGTYSQWGIVESWSICPEDYGWCERKKGSNPSNYNDYIKDYEGLRKTFNPVKFDPAKWAKAAKYAGMKYMVFTTKHHDGFNMYDTKYSDYKITSKDVPFHTNPKADVLKEIFNSFRGEGISTGAYFSKPDWHNENYWDPYFPPFDRNVNYDPSLYPEKWQKYVDFTHNQILEILSNYGKVDILWLDGGWVRKRDQVNIKENYDEKFTENESKNGFIKHRVVDQDPKMDELVVKARQKQPGLIVVDRAVHGKNQNYLTPEGRVPAKTLPYPWESCIPAGGGWSYSPGATYMTGRQGIHLLIDIVAKGGNLLLNVAPSPEGEWDKGAYDLLQAYGDWMKVNSTAIYNTKPIEPYKEENICFTQNKAGNVFAFYLAKEGEDKIPAEVTVKAISPKKGTKITMLGFKTSLKWTKEGNGFKVIIPESLRNNLPAKEAWTLKIEVINR, from the coding sequence ATGAAAAAAGGAATATTCATAATCGCCCTTTTATTTTCAGCTCAGATATTCGCTCAGGCGATTTATGAAGATGAAAGATACGTACCAGAAACAGATCCGTTGGTTTTGAAAAACTTAGACGAATGGCAAGGCAAAAAATTTGGTTTGCTAATGCACTGGGGAACTTACAGCCAATGGGGAATTGTAGAATCTTGGTCTATCTGCCCTGAAGATTACGGATGGTGTGAACGTAAAAAAGGAAGTAATCCATCTAATTATAATGATTATATTAAAGATTACGAAGGTTTAAGAAAGACTTTTAATCCCGTAAAATTTGATCCTGCAAAATGGGCTAAAGCAGCTAAATATGCTGGAATGAAATACATGGTTTTCACTACAAAACACCATGACGGATTCAACATGTATGATACTAAATATTCTGATTACAAGATTACTAGTAAAGATGTTCCTTTTCATACCAATCCAAAAGCAGATGTTTTAAAAGAAATTTTCAACTCTTTTAGAGGTGAAGGAATTTCAACAGGAGCTTATTTCTCAAAACCAGACTGGCATAACGAAAACTACTGGGATCCTTATTTCCCTCCATTCGACAGAAACGTAAATTACGATCCGTCTTTATACCCAGAAAAATGGCAAAAATATGTTGATTTCACTCACAACCAAATCCTAGAAATTCTTTCTAACTACGGTAAAGTTGATATCTTATGGTTAGATGGAGGATGGGTTAGAAAAAGAGACCAAGTAAACATCAAAGAAAACTACGACGAGAAATTTACTGAAAATGAATCTAAAAATGGTTTCATCAAACATAGAGTGGTAGACCAAGATCCTAAAATGGATGAATTGGTTGTAAAAGCGCGTCAAAAACAACCAGGTTTAATTGTGGTGGATAGAGCGGTTCATGGTAAAAACCAAAACTACTTAACGCCAGAAGGACGTGTTCCTGCTAAAACATTGCCTTATCCTTGGGAATCTTGTATTCCAGCTGGTGGTGGATGGTCTTATTCTCCAGGTGCAACTTACATGACTGGAAGACAAGGAATTCATTTGTTGATTGATATTGTAGCAAAAGGCGGAAACTTATTATTAAACGTTGCTCCAAGTCCAGAAGGCGAATGGGATAAAGGTGCTTACGATTTATTGCAAGCTTATGGAGATTGGATGAAAGTAAATAGCACAGCGATTTACAACACAAAACCAATCGAACCTTACAAAGAAGAAAACATTTGTTTTACACAAAATAAAGCGGGTAATGTATTTGCATTTTATTTAGCTAAAGAAGGAGAAGACAAAATTCCTGCTGAAGTTACAGTAAAAGCTATTAGCCCTAAAAAAGGAACAAAAATTACGATGTTAGGTTTTAAAACTTCTTTAAAATGGACCAAAGAAGGAAACGGATTTAAAGTAATTATTCCAGAAAGTTTAAGAAACAATCTTCCTGCAAAAGAAGCTTGGACTTTAAAAATTGAAGTGATCAACAGATAA